The Staphylococcus haemolyticus region ATTATGACATTATTTTTAATAATAGGGATTTTGATACCAGTAGTTTATGTTCTTAGACTGACAATCAAAGAACATACGATTGGACTCAAGGAAATGTTCACGACAATTGTTTTATCTATGATAGGAATTGTCATATTTACTGTGATAGGTGTACTAATTAGCGGTCAAAATATTAATATAGCATCATTAATTTTTGCCTCGTTAATTACAGGGGTAATATGGGGACTATTATTATCAGGTGTATATAAATTATTTAACTATCTGACACATACATTTAAAAAATAAAACTAGCCATTGCAATATCAATCCTACAAAATTGAGACATGGCTAGTTTAATAATTTATTGAATATAGGCTGATAGTACTTGGAAATTTTCCATAATCCAAAGTATGCCTTGATATCCTAAATATAATCCTAATAATATTAAGGCTGCAGATATTATAAATCTAAGAATTGCAAACCCAACTCTAAATAACAATATCACAAGTAATGCAATTAAAATGATACTCACAATACTCATTATCAACACTCCTCATGAATATCCATAAACGATAATATAATCTTATTATAAAGCATCCATGATTAATTTGGAATCATACTTTAGTACATACCATTATCATGCTAAAGACTGATGTTGATATTATATTGTTCTATTATAATAATAAAGATTACTATTGGAGGGTATTTAATGCGGTTTTTTCTTAGTATTATAAAAAATACCATTGCAGTTATAGCTATTATTTGTATTATATATTTTGCATTAAAATATGCACCATTTCTAAGAGATCAAGATTGGAATCCGATAAATCATTCTATAAACAATGAGCAGTTGAATAACTTACCAAACAATTTAGATCGTCCTCATAACATATCAACAAATGGTAAGCGTTATGTGCTTGAGGATAATGATATTTTACAAAATATCCCGGCAAGTCAAACAAGAAATGTATTTAAATACATAGATAAGAAAGAGTTTATGGCGGTATCAGGCTTAGGAAGAATGGGATATAATGAAAATTACATTGCTGGACAACGTAATGACGAATTCATTATTTATAAATTTGGTAGTGATCAGATAAAAGTATATCGAACTGAAATAGAAATGGAACAAGATTTGAATGCACTTGGTCAATATATTGAATTAAAGCCTTTTGATGCATA contains the following coding sequences:
- a CDS encoding DUF4930 family protein, with the translated sequence MRFFLSIIKNTIAVIAIICIIYFALKYAPFLRDQDWNPINHSINNEQLNNLPNNLDRPHNISTNGKRYVLEDNDILQNIPASQTRNVFKYIDKKEFMAVSGLGRMGYNENYIAGQRNDEFIIYKFGSDQIKVYRTEIEMEQDLNALGQYIELKPFDAY